GAGAAAAATAAGGTACAGGGCGAAGGGAAGAACGAAGGCAACTACGGAATCATTCTGCATGGCAATATTCGTCCCGCATCGTCGTCTTATAACAGGTTGCCGTTCGCATCGAAATAGCGAATATCGCATTCTGCGAGGGTTACTGTCCCCACTCCCCGCCTTTCCAAGGCGGGGTGGCTGCGCCATTAATAAAATGGTCCCATTCCTTAACGGCGCAGACGGGGCGGTTAGTAACTTCAAGCAAAATAGGGTGCGCTTCGCGGTTCGTTGACAACCGCCCCGCCCGAGGGGTCTAACGTTTGATCGCTCGGGCACCCCACCTTGGAAAGGCGGGGAATGTACAAGGAGTTGAAACGACACCGCCCCCGCACACCATGCCTCTCCGTCATGGAAGTAATTCGCGGCAAATGCCAATATTGGTGTGTGGATCTTCCGGTGAAGCCGCCGATCGCTCCGATGCTTGCCAAACGTGCGGACGAATTGCCGTCTGCGGGCAACTGGATCTTTGAGCCGAAGTGGGATGGTTTCCGCGCGCTGATCTTTCGCGACGGTGACGAGATCCTGATTCAGAGCAGAGATGAAAAATCACTGAATCGATATTTCCCGGAGCTGCTGGAGCCGATCCGCTCACAATTCCCACTCCGATGCGTGCTCGACGGCGAAATCGTTATCGCCAGGGACGGCGCTCTGGAGTTCGAGTCGCTTCAGCTCCGGATTCATCCCGCCGCGTCACGCGTGAACTTGCTGGCGCGGGAGACTCCGGCATCGATCGTTTTATT
This genomic interval from Terriglobia bacterium contains the following:
- a CDS encoding ATP-dependent DNA ligase, producing the protein MDLPVKPPIAPMLAKRADELPSAGNWIFEPKWDGFRALIFRDGDEILIQSRDEKSLNRYFPELLEPIRSQFPLRCVLDGEIVIARDGALEFESLQLRIHPAASRVNLLARETPASIVL